GAGTATGGGCGCGAGCTGATTCCTTTGACGCGCGAGAAAGTCGCTGCGCTCTCTGCCGCTGATAAAAGGAGCGCCTGAGCCTCATGAGCCATTATCAGCATCACCGCCTGCGCGACTTCGTCGCTAATCTGGCCAATTTGTTAGATACCCAGCCCGAGGAAACCACGATTTTGCAGCGTGGCAGCGAATGGCTCGGCGAGTTGATTCGTCATGACGACTGGCTGGACGACGCCTTCACACAGCCCCATCCGGAACACTATCAACAATATCTGCTGCACGCTGATGCCCAGCAGCGCTTCTCGGTGGTGAGCTTCGTCTGGGGACCGGGCCAGCAAACGCCCATTCACGACCATCGCGTGTGGGGATTAATTGGCATGCTGCGCGGCGCGGAAATTTCACAATCGTGGCAGCCTGGACCCAACGGTTTAAAGCCGGAAGGTGCTCCCGTGCGACTCGATCCCGGCAGCGTCGAAGCGGTATCGCCGACGGTTGGCGATATTCATCGCGTCAGCAATGCCTATGACGACCGCGTCTCCATTAGCATTCACGTTTATGGCGCCAACATTGGTGCAGTAAAACGCGCGGTCTATCGCGAAGACGGCAGCGAAAAAACGTTTATCTCCGGTTACAGCAACCGTTACTTACCGAACATTTGGGACCTTTCACATGACTAAAGCCGTTTTTCCTTTACGCCAGGCGGCGGAAATTATTGATGCCCTGCGTCAGCAGCAGGAAGTGGCGCTGATTGATGTGCGTGATGAAGCGCTGTTTGCCACCGCGCATCCGCTGTTTGCGGTGAATATTCCGCTTTCCAAGCTGGAGCTTGAGCTGCTGGATCGTATTCCGCAGCGCACCACCGCTATCACGCTATATGACAATGGCGAAGGCCTGGCGCAAACCGCCGCTGAACGCATTGCCGCACAGGGTTACAGCAACGTTGCTCTGCTGGCCGATGATTTAGCCGGTTGGCAGGCGGCAGGCGGTGAACTGTTTATCGATGTGAACTCACCCAGCAAAGCATTTGGCGAGCTGGTTGAGCATCACAATCACACCCCTTCCCTGTCAGCGGACGAAGTACATCAGCTGATTAATAGCGAAGCCAACGTGGTAGTGCTGGATGCGCGTCGCTTCGACGAGTACCAAACCATGAGTATCCCTGGCGCCACTAGCGTGCCTGGCGGAGAGTTGGTGCTGCGCGTACGTGATATCGCGCCGTCGCCGGAAACCACGGTGATTGTGAACTGCGCTGGTCGCACCCGCAGCATCATCGGCACGCAATCGCTGGTGAATGCCGGCGTGCGTAATCCGGTATTCGCGCTGCGTAATGGCACTATTGGCTGGACGCTGGCTGGACATGCGCTGGATAAAGGTCAGGCGCGCCGCTATGGCGAGACCAGCGAAACGGCACAGCGTCAGGCAGCGAATAGTGCGCGCAGCATCGCTGACCGTGCGGGTGTGGAACGTATCCCACTGGCCACGCTTAAACGCTGGCAGCAGGAAACGCGCACCACCTATCTGTTTGATGTGCGTGATGCCGAAGAGTATGCCGCCGGGCATCTGCCCGGCAGCCGCCACGTGCCTGGTGGCCAGCTGGTACAGGAAACCGACCATTACGCTAGCGTGCGTGGCGCACGGATTGTGCTGATTGATGATGATGGCGTCCGCGCCAATATGACCGCCTCCTGGTTGGCACAGCTTGGCTGGCAGGTTTCGGTACTGGAAGAACTGCAGGCCAGTGATTTCAGTGAAACCGGTAACTGGAAGGCACAGGTGCCGCCAGTCGCTCAACCTGAATTCGTGTCACCGCAACAGTTAGCGGCATGGCTGGAAGAGGGCCAGACGCAGGTGCTGGACTTCACTACCCGCGCCAATCACCTTAACAGCCATATTCCGGGTGCGGCCTGGTTACTGCGCTCTACCCTGCAGCAGCAGGGTAAAGCGCTGCTGCCTGAGGCGCGTCGTTATGTGCTGACCTGCGGCAGCAGTCTGCTGGCCGGTTACGCGGTGGAACAAGTGGCAGAGTTAACCGGCAAGCCGGTGTTCGTGCTGGAAGGGGGTAACGCCGCATGGCGCGCTGCAGAACTGCCGACGCAGCAAGGTGAGCAGCAGCTACTTTCACCCGCGATCGATCGCTATCGCCGCCCGTATGAAGGCACCGATATCGAACCCAGCGTGATGCAGGCCTATCTGGATTGGGAGTATGGCTTGGTGGCGCAGCTGGATCGCGATGGCACACACGGTTTCCGTGTGCTGCAATTGCAGCAGCAGGCCGCAACCGCCTGATAAAAAAGCGCTGCTTACAACATGTGTAGCGGCGCATTTTAGTGCGCATTTGAATTTGAAATAGCAAAACCGCGCAATAAATTGCGTCGCTATAGGTTCTTCGTGGTTATTTAATCATGCGTTCAGAACGAACAGAGATTTGGTGGAGATAAGCGGGATCGAACCGCTGACCTCTTGCATGCCATGCAAGCGCTCTCCCAGCTGAGCTATACCCCCACATCTGGAAATCATTTTTCGGTCAAACCGTTGGGAGCGGTTTGGTGGAGATAAGCGGGATCGAACCGCTGACCTCTTGCATGCCATGCAAGCGCTCTCCCAGCTGAGCTATACCCCCGAACCGAAAAACTGCCGAGTAAACTCGACGGACGGGATAATATGAAACCGCCTGTTGAGTGTCAACGTCAAATTCTCGTTCTGTGTTTGATCGCTGAAAAAGGCGTCAACCCCATGCCTGCATGGCTTTTATTTCAGCACCTCATTGCCGTTTGCGCAGAGTTATATGCATTTAATTGCATGGCTTCTCAAACCCGGCCTCAACATAGCGTTAACTTCAGGTTAAAGATGTTAGTAACAGTCTTGTTTTCGTTAATAGTGCGTGTAAAACTTAGCGCGCTAATTAACCGGTCATCCTTCCAGGGATTTCTCTCAATGACCGGCCAGCAACGTCCCCCTTTGTTTAATAAAAGAAAAGTGAACTATGTCGCTGCATACACCTAAAGAAATCGCTCAGCTGGCGATTCAAGCTGGCGTGGCTAAAAGCCGCCTTCCTATCTCCACCTTATTAATTTTGGGCTTTATGGCCGGAGCCTTTATCGCCACGGGCTTCCTGCTCGATCTGCATGTGATTAACCAACTGCCTGCTGAATGGGGTTCATTCGGCGTGCTACTGGGTGCCGCCGTTTTCCCGGTAGGTTTAATCATGACGGTGCTGGCGGGCGGTGAACTGCTAACCGGCAATATGATGACCATGCCCATCGCCTGGTTCGCGCGTCGCATCAGTGGCTTTAGCGTGCTGCGTAACTGGTTTTGGGTGACCGTCGCCAATTTTATTGGCAGCGTTGCGGTAGCATGGTTTTTTGGTCACATGTTGGGCATGACCGAAGGTGACTATCTAAAGAAAACCGTAGCGATTGCACACGCCAAAGTGAATGCCGATTTCCTGCATGCGTTTATTTCCGGTGTGGGCTGCAACTGGCTGGTGTGTTTGGCGGTGTGGCTCGCCTTTGCCAGCAAAGATGTGGTGGGCAAAATTTTCGGCATGTGGTTCCCGGTAATGGCTTTCGTAGCAATTGGCTTCCAGCACGTTGTCGCCAACATGTTTATTGTCCCGGCAGCGATTTTTGCCGGACAGATGAGCTGGGCGGAGTTTGCGCCAAACGTGATTGCAGTATTCCTGGGTAATGGTGTGGGGGGAGCAATTTTCGTTGGTCTCACCTATTTCATCGCCTTCCGCCCGGAACAACCCGTCGTCAACGAAGCGCAATAACCGAATTTTGCCTTTTGTTGGAGCGCAGAAGGCATTTTCTACCCAGGTTACTTTTCCCCGTTACGTTTTGTTGTAATATGTAGAACTAATGTATTTAACAGGGACAGCATCGTGAAAAAGGAATGGCTTACCCCCGAGGAGCTCGCGCTGGAAACGGGCTACAGTCGGCAAACGGTGAATAAATGGATTAAGCGTGAAAACTGGACAACCACGCCAAAGCCCGGTGTTCAGGGCGGTAAAGCGCGATTAATCCATATTGATGAGCGCGTAAAGAGCTTTGTTCAATCCACCCGCCACGCGAACGAACCGGCGGCTAATTACGGTGCACAGCAAAATACGTTACCTGCGTTATTAATAAATTCTGTCCAGCAAATGACCGCGGCGGAGCAAGAGCAATTTGCCGCGTTGTTGTTGCGGGAAGGAATTCGCGGCGTACTGGAACGTTTAGGGATTCAGGAAGAATAAAAAAGCCGGAAGCAGATGCTTCCGGCTTTTTAACGCTCCAACGTCACATTATGCGGTAGCTTCACGCTCAGCGATGAAAGCCAGCGCCTTCTCAATGCGCGCCACGCTGCGGCTGCGGCCAATGGCTTCGACTGTGACATCCAATGCCGGTGACTGACCTGAACCGGTCACGGCGACACGCAGCGGCATACCTACTTTGCCCATCCCCAGCGCCAGCTCATCAGCTGCAGACTGAATAGCATGGTGCACATTCTCGGCATTCCAGTCGCTATCACCGATCGCTGCCAGTTTATCGCGTACCACTTCCAGCGGCTGACGGGCTACCGGACGCAGATGCTTCTTCGCCGCGTCAGCATCAAAGGCGTCAAACTCTTCATAGAAGTAACGGCACGACGCGGCGATCTCTACCAGCGTTTTGCAGCGTTCGCCGAGCAGAGTCACCAGCTTCGCCAGCTCCGGGCCGGTGCGGGTATCAATCTTCTGCTGCTCAATGTGCCACTGCAACTGCGTAGCGACGTATTCCGGCGGCAGCGTATTAATGTAGTGATGGTTCAGCCACTGCAGTTTTTCCGTATTGAAAGCACTGGCTGATTTGCTCACCGCATCAAGAGTGAACAGCTCTGCCATTTCCGGCACGCTGAAAATTTCCTGATCGCCGTGTGACCAACCGAGACGCACCAGATAGTTGAGCAGCGCTTCCGGCAGGTAGCCATCATCGCGATACTGCATTACGCCGACCGCACCATGACGCTTAGAGAGTTTCTTGCTGTCATCGCCAAGAATCATCGAGACGTGCGCATAGGTGGGGACTTCTGCACCGATGGCTTTAAGGATGTTGATCTGGCGCGGCGTGTTGTTGATATGGTCTTCGCCACGGATCACGTGAGTGATGCCCATATCCCAGTCATCCACCACCACACAGAAGTTATAGGTTGGCGAACCATCGGTACGACGAATGATCAGGTCATCCAGTTCCTGGTTGCTGAATTCAATTGGACCACGAATCTGGTCGTCAAAGATGACGGAACCGTCCTGCGGGTTGCGGAAGCGCACCACGCACGGCTCATCGGCAGCATGATGATCATGGCTGTCGCGGCAGCGGCCGTCGTAACGTGGCTTTTCACCTTTTTCCATCTGCTCTTCACGCAGCGCGTCCAGACGCTCTTTGCTGCAATAGCATTTATAAGCCGTACCCGCTTCCAGCATGTCGTCGATGACCGCGTTGTAGCGATCAAAACGTTTGGTCTGATAATACGGACCTTCATCCCAGTTGAGGCTCAGCCAGTTCATACCATCCATAATGGCTTCGATGGCTTCTGGTGTGGAGCGCTCCAGATCGGTATCTTCGATACGCAGCACAAATTCGCCGTGGTTATGGCGAGCATAAAGCCAGGAGTAAAGAGCAGTACGAGCACCGCCTACGTGCAGATAGCCCGTTGGGCTGGGTGCGAAGCGAGTTTTGATTTTCATTCAGCATTGCCTTAAATGCGCAGGTTTCATTGTCTGGATGACAAAAAAACGGGTTAACGCGAAAAAACAGTGCGCACATTCTAGCAGGTGAGGCTGATTCCTCAATGATTGTCGCGGTGGCATCCCGGTTTGTCGTGCGCTTTTCTGCTAATAAAACCAGCACATTGGCTAAAACCGCCCCACGATGATTATTTTTAAAGCGAACGCACATTTAAGTTTTAAAAACCGTTGACTCACTTTGAAGGATCCCTATAATGCGACTCCACACAGCGGGGGTGATTAGCTCAGTTGGTAGAGCATCTCCCTTACAAGGAGGGGGTCGGCGGTTCGAGCCCGTCATCACCCACCACTCTTAAATGAATGTTTTAGAGTTGGCCCGCAGTGAACAAGAGATAAGATATGGGTGATTAGCTCAGTTGGTAGAGCATCTCCCTTACAAGGAGGGGGTCGGCGGTTCGAGCCCGTCATCACCCACCATATCTTAGTCAGATGACACTCTTGTTAAGCAGTACGAAGTGGGTGATTAGCTCAGTTGGTAGAGCATCTCCCTTACAAGGAGGGGGTCGGCGGTTCGAGCCCGTCATCACCCACCACTTCGGGTCGTTAGCTCAGTTGGTAGAGCAGTTGACTTTTAATCAATTGGTCGCAGGTTCGAATCCTGCACGACCCACCAATTCAGAGAAAAGCGCCTTTTGGGCGCTTTTTTCGTTTCTGCGCTCCTAAGGTTAACGTGCAGGGTGAGAACCTGCAGCAGGTTCGACTGAATCGCCGGGAGCGATTCAGGCTGATGCGTAAGCATCACCCGAAGGGCGAGGCCCAGGATGGGCCGAGGCATATCCTGCACGACCCACCAATTCAGAGAAAAGCGCCTTTTAGGCGCTTTTTTCGTTTCTGCGCTCCTAAGGTTAACGTGCAGGGTGAGAACCTGCAGCAGGTTCGACTGAATCGCCGGGAGCGATTCAGGCTGATGCGTAAGCATCACCCGAAGGGCGAGGCCCAGGATGGGCCGAGGCATATCCTGCACGACCCACCAATTCAGAGAAAAACGCCTTTTAGGCGCTTTTTTCGTTTCTGCGCTCCAAAGGTTAGCGTCCTCTCAAGCACCCAATCCCTACAAAACCTTTTCGCAAGCTTAACACTCCCAGCCCTCAAGCCTCCTGAGCCTTTGACCGATAACGATAATGGTCTATTGCAAGGAGAAAACCATGTCTACCATCTCAAGCGTTAGTAGTGTCAGCACGGCAAGTAGCGGTGGCGGTTCTACCTCAGAAATCGCGAACCTTAATAAACAGATTCAAACCATTACCAAGCAGCTGAAAGATCTTTCCAGCGACGATACCCTGACAGATGAACAAAAATCTGAGCAGGAGCAGATGCTGCAATCACAGATTCAAATGATTGAAGCGCAAATCGCGCAGATTGAGCAGCAGCAAGCAGAGAAAGCCCAGCAGAAGCAGGAAGCACAGCAACCTGCTGCAACCCAGGCTGATGGCATTAACCGTCCAACGGCTACCAATCAGATCAACGTTTACGTTTAAAACGCTGGTTTCAGCATGCGTTGTTGCGTCAGCAGGGTTGCCTGCTGACGCACTTCTTGCCAGATGGCTTCCGCCGCGGGCGTTAGCGAGCGGTTTTTCCGCTTTATCAGCATCAAACTACGATTAATTTCCGGATAGAGACGTCGCACCGTGAGTTTGCGTCCTGATGGCAACGGCAATGCCAGCGCCGGCAAAATGCTGATACCAATCCCCGCTTCCACCATCGGATAAAGCGTGGCGGGATGACCGATTTCCTGTACCACATTCACACTCAGCGCCAACTGTTGCAGCGCGGCATCGACCAATACACGGCTGCCGGAAGCATAATCCTGCAGCACCATATTACGTCCCGCCAGCATTGACCATTGCGCCTGTTCTATGCGCGCCAGCTCATCATCTGCATGGCACAGCAGTAAAAAAGGCTCCTGCAAAATCTCTTCGCTATCGAAATCGGTATCATTGAGTGGGCCGATGACAATCCCAAAATCGACCTCGGCGTTGCGTACGCTTTGCAGCACCCATTGTTGAACTCTATCGTGCAGGATCACCCGGATATCGGGATAGCGCTGCTGGCTGCTGGCGAGACATTGCGGCATTAAATGTGCAGAAGGCGTTTGGCTGGCAGCCACGCGCACCGTGCCGCTACGCTGTTCGCCATAGCTGCGCACATCCAAAACCGTGGTATTGAGATCGTCCAGCAGGCGATTAAGCCGCGTGGCCAGCTGTTGTCCCGCTTCGGTGAGCATCACTTCACGCGTAGTACGATCCAGCAAACGGACGCCCATTTCTGCTTCCAACTCTTTAATGCTGTGGCTGACCGCCGACTGACTTAAACCAATCGCTTGTCCTGCCAGACTGAAGCTGCCGTGATGTGCGACTGCCACAAAGGTGCGTAGCTGACGTAAGGTATAATTCATCGATAATGCTCATAGATTGATGCAATAAATCAATTTTATTTCTAAACCCAGCGGGCGCACAATCAGCACCATCATTTTTTTAAATTTAACCGGATTTTAACAATGGGATTTTTACGCCTCGATCCAATGATGATTAAACTCATCATCACCGTGCTGCTGGCCAGCTTCATTCCTGCTAAAGGTGTCTTTGTCGACATTTTCGAATATCTGACCACCGCCGCCATCGCCCTGCTGTTCTTTATGCATGGCGCAAAATTGTCGCGTGAAAAGATCATTGCCGGGAGCAGCCACTGGCGTTTGCACCTATGGATTATGTGCAGCACCTTTGTCATTTTCCCGATTATTGGCTTGCTGATCGTTTGGTGGCATCCGGTGAACGTGAGCCCGGAGATCTACACCGGCTTTATCTATCTGTGTATTCTGCCAGCGACCGTGCAGTCATCCATCGCTTTCACCTCAATGGCGGGTGGCAACGTGGCCGCTGCGGTATGTGCCGCTTCGGCCTCCAGCCTGCTGGGCGTATTTATTTCGCCACTGCTGGTGAATCTGGTGATGAATGTGCACAGCGAATTGCCAGGCAATGGTCTGGAGCAAATTGGCAAAATCATGCTGCAACTGCTGGTGCCGTTTGTTTTAGGGCATTTGTCGCGTCGCTGGATTGGTGCCTGGGTTGAGAAACATCGCAGCCTGATTGGCAAAACTGACCAAACCTCAATTCTGCTGGTGGTCTACTCCGCCTTTAGCGAAGCGGTGGTGAACGGTATCTGGCATCGCGTTGGCGTTGATACCTTGCTGTGGATTTTAGTGGGCAGCGTGCTGGTACTGTTTATTGCGTTGGCGATTAACCTGGCTGCATCGCGTTTGTTTGGCTTTAGCCGCGCAGATGAAATTGTGGTGCTGTTCTGTGGCTCGAAAAAGAGTTTGGCGAATGGGGTACCCATGGCCAACATTCTGTTCCCAGCCAGTGCCGTGGGGATTATCGTCTTACCGCTGATGATCTTCCATCAGGTGCAATTAATGGTGTGCTCTTTCATTGCCCAACGCTATAAGGCTGGCAATGAGAAGCGACTGGCGCAGCAGCAGTCAGTTGAAATTCAGAAATCTTAAGGAAAACGGCCCGCAAATGCGGGCCGTTTTGTTATTCGCTACGTTTGAGCGGTTTGACCAGAGCTTCCAGCCCCTCACTCTTGATCACCAACGTTAACTGCATTAATTCACCTAGTTTACCGGCCGGAAATTCATCTTTGCGCGCGAACCACAACAGGTACTCTTCCGGCACATCAATCAGTACCCGGCCTTTATATTTGCCGAACGGCATCACGGTATTGGCAATTTCAACCAGCTGCTGTTTATCCACGTTAGGCTCCGAGCAAACGAATCATTTCCGCTTCGTCGATCACCGGAATACCCAGCTCCTGCGCTTTCGCCAGCTTGGAACCGGCCGCTTCACCGGCGATCAGTAAGTCG
The sequence above is drawn from the Pantoea nemavictus genome and encodes:
- a CDS encoding cysteine dioxygenase encodes the protein MSHYQHHRLRDFVANLANLLDTQPEETTILQRGSEWLGELIRHDDWLDDAFTQPHPEHYQQYLLHADAQQRFSVVSFVWGPGQQTPIHDHRVWGLIGMLRGAEISQSWQPGPNGLKPEGAPVRLDPGSVEAVSPTVGDIHRVSNAYDDRVSISIHVYGANIGAVKRAVYREDGSEKTFISGYSNRYLPNIWDLSHD
- a CDS encoding YfeC-like transcriptional regulator, coding for MKKEWLTPEELALETGYSRQTVNKWIKRENWTTTPKPGVQGGKARLIHIDERVKSFVQSTRHANEPAANYGAQQNTLPALLINSVQQMTAAEQEQFAALLLREGIRGVLERLGIQEE
- a CDS encoding LysR family transcriptional regulator; translated protein: MNYTLRQLRTFVAVAHHGSFSLAGQAIGLSQSAVSHSIKELEAEMGVRLLDRTTREVMLTEAGQQLATRLNRLLDDLNTTVLDVRSYGEQRSGTVRVAASQTPSAHLMPQCLASSQQRYPDIRVILHDRVQQWVLQSVRNAEVDFGIVIGPLNDTDFDSEEILQEPFLLLCHADDELARIEQAQWSMLAGRNMVLQDYASGSRVLVDAALQQLALSVNVVQEIGHPATLYPMVEAGIGISILPALALPLPSGRKLTVRRLYPEINRSLMLIKRKNRSLTPAAEAIWQEVRQQATLLTQQRMLKPAF
- a CDS encoding FlxA-like family protein, with the protein product MSTISSVSSVSTASSGGGSTSEIANLNKQIQTITKQLKDLSSDDTLTDEQKSEQEQMLQSQIQMIEAQIAQIEQQQAEKAQQKQEAQQPAATQADGINRPTATNQINVYV
- a CDS encoding rhodanese homology domain-containing protein gives rise to the protein MTKAVFPLRQAAEIIDALRQQQEVALIDVRDEALFATAHPLFAVNIPLSKLELELLDRIPQRTTAITLYDNGEGLAQTAAERIAAQGYSNVALLADDLAGWQAAGGELFIDVNSPSKAFGELVEHHNHTPSLSADEVHQLINSEANVVVLDARRFDEYQTMSIPGATSVPGGELVLRVRDIAPSPETTVIVNCAGRTRSIIGTQSLVNAGVRNPVFALRNGTIGWTLAGHALDKGQARRYGETSETAQRQAANSARSIADRAGVERIPLATLKRWQQETRTTYLFDVRDAEEYAAGHLPGSRHVPGGQLVQETDHYASVRGARIVLIDDDGVRANMTASWLAQLGWQVSVLEELQASDFSETGNWKAQVPPVAQPEFVSPQQLAAWLEEGQTQVLDFTTRANHLNSHIPGAAWLLRSTLQQQGKALLPEARRYVLTCGSSLLAGYAVEQVAELTGKPVFVLEGGNAAWRAAELPTQQGEQQLLSPAIDRYRRPYEGTDIEPSVMQAYLDWEYGLVAQLDRDGTHGFRVLQLQQQAATA
- a CDS encoding bile acid:sodium symporter family protein, translating into MGFLRLDPMMIKLIITVLLASFIPAKGVFVDIFEYLTTAAIALLFFMHGAKLSREKIIAGSSHWRLHLWIMCSTFVIFPIIGLLIVWWHPVNVSPEIYTGFIYLCILPATVQSSIAFTSMAGGNVAAAVCAASASSLLGVFISPLLVNLVMNVHSELPGNGLEQIGKIMLQLLVPFVLGHLSRRWIGAWVEKHRSLIGKTDQTSILLVVYSAFSEAVVNGIWHRVGVDTLLWILVGSVLVLFIALAINLAASRLFGFSRADEIVVLFCGSKKSLANGVPMANILFPASAVGIIVLPLMIFHQVQLMVCSFIAQRYKAGNEKRLAQQQSVEIQKS
- a CDS encoding putative quorum-sensing-regulated virulence factor, yielding MDKQQLVEIANTVMPFGKYKGRVLIDVPEEYLLWFARKDEFPAGKLGELMQLTLVIKSEGLEALVKPLKRSE
- a CDS encoding formate/nitrite transporter family protein, whose product is MSLHTPKEIAQLAIQAGVAKSRLPISTLLILGFMAGAFIATGFLLDLHVINQLPAEWGSFGVLLGAAVFPVGLIMTVLAGGELLTGNMMTMPIAWFARRISGFSVLRNWFWVTVANFIGSVAVAWFFGHMLGMTEGDYLKKTVAIAHAKVNADFLHAFISGVGCNWLVCLAVWLAFASKDVVGKIFGMWFPVMAFVAIGFQHVVANMFIVPAAIFAGQMSWAEFAPNVIAVFLGNGVGGAIFVGLTYFIAFRPEQPVVNEAQ
- the gltX gene encoding glutamate--tRNA ligase; amino-acid sequence: MKIKTRFAPSPTGYLHVGGARTALYSWLYARHNHGEFVLRIEDTDLERSTPEAIEAIMDGMNWLSLNWDEGPYYQTKRFDRYNAVIDDMLEAGTAYKCYCSKERLDALREEQMEKGEKPRYDGRCRDSHDHHAADEPCVVRFRNPQDGSVIFDDQIRGPIEFSNQELDDLIIRRTDGSPTYNFCVVVDDWDMGITHVIRGEDHINNTPRQINILKAIGAEVPTYAHVSMILGDDSKKLSKRHGAVGVMQYRDDGYLPEALLNYLVRLGWSHGDQEIFSVPEMAELFTLDAVSKSASAFNTEKLQWLNHHYINTLPPEYVATQLQWHIEQQKIDTRTGPELAKLVTLLGERCKTLVEIAASCRYFYEEFDAFDADAAKKHLRPVARQPLEVVRDKLAAIGDSDWNAENVHHAIQSAADELALGMGKVGMPLRVAVTGSGQSPALDVTVEAIGRSRSVARIEKALAFIAEREATA